A genomic segment from Deltaproteobacteria bacterium HGW-Deltaproteobacteria-4 encodes:
- the leuB gene encoding 3-isopropylmalate dehydrogenase, whose amino-acid sequence MAQTYKVAVLSGDGIGPEVMNEALRVLDAIEKKYNVAFTRTPANVGGAGIDKEGKALPQTTIDICKASDAILFGSVGGPKWESLPPDEQPERGALLPLRKIFGLYANLRPAIIFPSLTGASSLKEEVISGGFNILVIRELTGGIYFSQPKGIEGVGRERVGVDTMRYSVAEIERITHVAFQAARKRGKKVCSIDKANVLSTSVLWREVVIGIAKDYPDVELTHMYVDNAAMQLVKWPKQFDVILCENMFGDILSDEAAMLTGSLGMLPSASLAEGTFGMYEPSGGSAPDIAGQGIANPIAQILSAGMMLKFSFGMLEAADAIDNAVAKVLDQGIRTRDIFSKLPGEKLVNTREMGDAIIAAL is encoded by the coding sequence ATGGCCCAGACGTATAAAGTTGCAGTTCTTTCCGGTGACGGTATCGGTCCGGAAGTAATGAATGAAGCCCTGCGCGTCCTTGACGCTATCGAGAAGAAGTACAACGTCGCCTTCACCCGCACCCCCGCCAATGTCGGCGGCGCCGGGATCGACAAGGAAGGCAAAGCGCTGCCGCAGACGACCATCGATATCTGCAAGGCTTCCGACGCCATCCTCTTCGGCTCGGTCGGCGGCCCGAAGTGGGAGTCCCTCCCCCCCGATGAACAACCCGAGCGCGGTGCCCTCCTCCCCCTGCGCAAGATTTTCGGCCTCTACGCCAACCTCCGCCCGGCGATCATCTTCCCCTCTCTGACCGGCGCTTCCAGTCTCAAGGAAGAAGTCATTAGCGGCGGCTTTAACATCCTCGTCATCCGTGAGCTCACCGGCGGCATCTACTTTTCCCAGCCCAAAGGGATCGAAGGGGTCGGCCGTGAGCGTGTCGGCGTCGACACTATGCGCTACAGCGTTGCCGAGATCGAACGCATCACCCATGTCGCCTTCCAGGCCGCCCGCAAGCGTGGCAAGAAGGTCTGCTCCATCGACAAAGCCAACGTCCTTTCCACCTCGGTCCTGTGGCGTGAAGTCGTTATCGGCATCGCCAAGGATTATCCCGATGTCGAGCTAACCCATATGTACGTCGACAACGCCGCCATGCAGCTGGTCAAGTGGCCGAAGCAGTTCGATGTCATCCTCTGTGAAAACATGTTCGGCGACATCCTCTCCGACGAAGCGGCGATGCTCACCGGCTCCCTCGGCATGCTCCCATCTGCCTCCCTGGCAGAAGGGACCTTCGGTATGTACGAGCCTTCTGGCGGCAGCGCCCCGGATATCGCCGGCCAAGGGATTGCCAACCCCATCGCCCAGATCCTCTCGGCCGGGATGATGCTCAAGTTCTCCTTCGGGATGCTCGAGGCTGCCGATGCCATCGACAACGCCGTCGCCAAAGTCCTCGATCAGGGGATCCGCACCCGCGACATCTTCTCTAAGTTGCCGGGCGAGAAGCTCGTCAATACCAGAGAGATGGGCGACGCGATCATCGCTGCCTTGTAG
- a CDS encoding ribonuclease E, with translation MSKKMLVNATQPEENRVAIVEDGILTELDIEVVGREQTRGNIYKATVVRVESGLQAAFVDYGGLRLGFLQMGEIHPDLFKAADPNEERKGRLRITDVLRRGQEILVQVVKGERGNKGAALTTYLSLAGRYMVLMPESDSTGVSRKIEEDSVRKKLKATMNSLDLPKNMGYIVRTAGVDQTKEELKRDFDYLVRVYENILALAKKAKTPALIYKESNLVIRSIRDYFTPDIDEVLVDDPKVAQEAKDFLQQVMPECVKLVKLHQEKRPIFSRYQIEEQIEIISRNKVLLPSGGSIVIDRTEALVAIDVNSGKMAGEQGVEATAYKTNLEAAVEVGRQLRLRDLGGLIVIDFIDMRERKNNRDVEKAIKESMKTDKAKVSFGKISSFGLLEMSRQRIKDALAEGTFLVCPHCEGSGRLKSPEAQAVAALRKIQGGLAKGHIARIEVDIPLDAANYLLNAMRDELFELEQRNQLEIIVRGRADMIASQIEIVCIRREKEDELYLQPVTASNDEEQAPRSEVVVAEKPAEQTSATVAVAEKRKRGGRGKKAAQSEEIIADVAALEVEALPARAEATDVLEVADSNEVPESTEAEGDKKKRKRRRKKKKSTTPLTDEALTDEEQEVSPDKEDEEEQGVDEETAAATTEDSEAPAKKKRRRKRKKKVTVVSNEIIPGLLAEEIVSAPTEQSEATEKPVTEQEAEAKKKRKRRRKKRTPATAGDVNIAEDDETTPTPPATVAVEVVAAPAEAAESNEEDKTRRKVARRPRQPKASAEIATELPPTLMVEVPAEEKPKRTPAKKAAKLPAPNVETPAVESKPVPVKAKAPRAVKTKTVKVAVTPEITENTAPKKTRTPRKKKSNDSEDAPATGE, from the coding sequence ATGAGTAAGAAGATGCTGGTGAACGCCACCCAGCCCGAAGAGAATCGGGTGGCGATTGTCGAGGACGGTATTTTGACCGAACTCGACATCGAAGTTGTTGGCCGGGAACAGACCCGGGGGAATATTTACAAGGCGACTGTTGTCCGTGTTGAAAGCGGATTACAGGCCGCCTTTGTCGATTATGGCGGACTGCGCCTCGGTTTTTTGCAGATGGGAGAGATCCATCCTGATCTTTTCAAGGCTGCCGATCCGAATGAAGAGCGCAAGGGGCGATTGCGCATCACCGATGTCCTCCGTCGCGGCCAGGAGATTCTTGTCCAGGTCGTCAAAGGGGAACGCGGCAACAAGGGGGCAGCCCTCACCACCTACCTTTCTCTTGCCGGTCGCTATATGGTGTTGATGCCGGAGAGCGACAGCACCGGTGTTTCACGCAAGATTGAAGAGGATTCTGTACGCAAAAAGCTTAAAGCGACGATGAACTCCCTTGATCTGCCAAAGAACATGGGCTACATCGTCCGCACTGCCGGCGTCGACCAGACCAAAGAAGAGCTGAAACGCGACTTCGACTATCTGGTGCGCGTTTATGAAAACATCCTCGCCCTGGCAAAAAAAGCCAAAACACCGGCTTTGATCTACAAGGAATCGAATCTGGTGATCCGCTCCATTCGCGACTACTTCACTCCCGATATCGATGAAGTCCTCGTCGATGATCCCAAAGTGGCGCAGGAAGCGAAAGATTTCCTCCAGCAGGTCATGCCGGAATGCGTCAAACTCGTCAAACTTCACCAGGAAAAACGTCCGATCTTCTCCCGCTATCAGATCGAAGAACAAATCGAAATCATCTCCCGCAATAAAGTCCTGCTCCCTTCCGGCGGTTCCATCGTCATCGACCGCACTGAAGCTTTGGTGGCGATCGATGTCAACTCCGGTAAGATGGCGGGCGAACAGGGCGTCGAGGCCACCGCCTATAAAACCAACCTTGAAGCCGCCGTTGAAGTTGGTCGACAACTCCGCCTGCGCGATCTCGGCGGCCTGATCGTCATCGACTTTATCGACATGCGCGAACGGAAGAACAATCGTGATGTCGAAAAGGCCATCAAGGAATCGATGAAGACCGATAAAGCCAAAGTCTCTTTCGGCAAGATCAGCTCCTTTGGCCTGCTGGAGATGAGCCGGCAACGGATCAAGGATGCTCTCGCCGAAGGGACTTTTCTTGTCTGCCCCCATTGTGAGGGGAGCGGCCGGCTCAAAAGCCCGGAAGCCCAGGCGGTGGCAGCACTCCGTAAGATTCAGGGGGGTCTCGCCAAGGGGCACATTGCCCGTATCGAAGTCGATATCCCTCTCGATGCGGCCAACTATCTCCTCAATGCCATGCGTGATGAGCTCTTTGAGCTTGAACAACGCAATCAACTCGAAATCATAGTGCGCGGCCGCGCCGACATGATCGCCAGCCAGATCGAGATCGTCTGCATCCGTCGTGAAAAAGAGGACGAGCTTTACCTGCAACCGGTAACAGCCAGCAATGACGAAGAACAGGCTCCCCGCTCCGAAGTCGTTGTCGCCGAAAAACCGGCCGAGCAGACATCGGCTACAGTTGCAGTAGCTGAGAAAAGGAAACGTGGTGGACGTGGCAAGAAAGCAGCTCAAAGCGAAGAAATTATTGCGGATGTTGCGGCGCTAGAAGTAGAAGCCCTGCCCGCCCGTGCTGAAGCAACTGACGTATTAGAAGTAGCAGACTCAAACGAGGTCCCCGAAAGCACTGAGGCTGAAGGCGACAAGAAAAAGCGCAAACGGCGGCGGAAGAAGAAAAAAAGCACAACTCCGCTGACGGATGAAGCGCTGACGGATGAGGAACAAGAAGTCTCCCCGGACAAAGAAGATGAGGAAGAACAGGGTGTTGACGAGGAGACCGCGGCCGCTACGACTGAAGACAGCGAAGCACCGGCTAAAAAGAAACGCCGGCGCAAACGGAAGAAGAAGGTGACGGTTGTCAGCAATGAGATCATTCCGGGTCTCCTGGCTGAAGAGATTGTCTCTGCTCCGACGGAACAGTCCGAAGCGACAGAGAAGCCCGTGACTGAGCAGGAAGCCGAAGCCAAAAAGAAACGTAAGCGTCGCCGCAAAAAGCGGACCCCGGCAACGGCTGGGGATGTGAACATTGCTGAAGACGATGAGACGACCCCGACTCCTCCCGCCACAGTGGCAGTCGAAGTCGTTGCTGCCCCGGCGGAAGCTGCCGAGAGCAACGAAGAGGACAAGACACGAAGAAAAGTAGCAAGGAGACCGCGCCAGCCAAAGGCATCCGCAGAGATTGCTACTGAACTCCCTCCGACCCTGATGGTCGAAGTTCCTGCTGAAGAGAAACCGAAGCGGACACCTGCGAAAAAAGCAGCCAAGTTACCGGCACCGAATGTGGAGACTCCCGCCGTGGAGAGCAAACCGGTTCCGGTCAAGGCGAAAGCGCCAAGAGCCGTCAAGACCAAGACGGTGAAAGTAGCGGTGACGCCTGAAATTACGGAAAACACCGCGCCAAAGAAGACACGGACACCGCGCAAAAAGAAGAGCAATGATTCTGAAGACGCCCCCGCAACCGGGGAATAA
- a CDS encoding MBL fold metallo-hydrolase — protein sequence MRVQEPICIDLDLPSQRGFRQFISAWLYRDNGLTFVVDPGPLATIPHLLAELRKNGVKDLDYILLTHIHIDHAGGTGALLAAFPKAQVICHPEGIRHLIAPEKLWQGTLKVLGSLAEAYGEIVAVPAERISFRKEVGPCRVWITPGHAPHHLSFQVGDLLFAGEVAGVHYPLESGIFMRPATPPRFIPVVAQKSLAKMIALEPQRLVFAHYGLVNEAGKYLRIASAQLNLWVRGVAATATAVPEDREEMIIAWLRTHDDYYRNVDQLPEDILVRERYFLGNSLRGMIEYVDGLTETERKNLAAS from the coding sequence ATGCGTGTTCAGGAACCGATCTGTATTGACCTCGACCTGCCCTCGCAGCGAGGCTTCCGTCAATTTATCAGTGCATGGCTTTATCGCGACAACGGCCTGACTTTTGTCGTTGATCCCGGTCCGCTTGCGACGATTCCACACCTACTGGCAGAACTGCGTAAAAACGGCGTCAAAGATCTCGACTATATCCTTCTTACTCATATTCATATCGATCATGCCGGAGGGACAGGTGCGCTCCTTGCCGCCTTTCCGAAAGCTCAGGTGATCTGCCATCCCGAAGGGATCCGTCATCTCATTGCGCCGGAGAAACTCTGGCAGGGGACACTGAAGGTTCTCGGCTCACTGGCTGAAGCGTATGGTGAGATTGTTGCTGTTCCCGCTGAACGTATTTCGTTTCGTAAGGAGGTCGGTCCCTGTCGGGTGTGGATAACCCCGGGCCATGCCCCGCACCATCTCTCCTTTCAGGTTGGTGATCTTCTCTTTGCCGGTGAAGTCGCCGGTGTCCACTATCCGCTCGAATCGGGAATCTTCATGCGCCCGGCGACGCCGCCGCGCTTTATCCCTGTTGTCGCGCAAAAGTCTCTGGCAAAGATGATCGCTCTGGAACCGCAGCGCTTAGTCTTTGCCCACTATGGTCTGGTCAACGAGGCTGGGAAATATCTACGGATCGCCAGTGCACAGCTCAATCTCTGGGTACGCGGGGTGGCAGCGACGGCGACGGCAGTGCCGGAAGATCGCGAAGAAATGATCATTGCCTGGTTGCGGACGCACGATGACTATTATCGCAATGTCGACCAGTTGCCGGAAGACATCCTGGTTCGCGAACGCTACTTCCTCGGGAATTCATTGCGGGGAATGATCGAATATGTCGACGGATTAACAGAGACTGAACGAAAAAATCTGGCGGCCTCGTAA
- a CDS encoding polysaccharide deacetylase: MRSIFSAFLLLLILLPAPLLAGEINVPILLYHRFGPTVADSMTITTPVFIEHLEYLKKNGYTVIPLRRLVNYLNKSDLKPLPKKPVVIVADDAHKSAYTVMYPLAKKYQTPVTLFTYPSAISNANYAMTWEELREVDKSGLFDIQSHTFWHPNFKQEKKRLSKVEYEKLVDVQLIKAKKKLEKEIGKSVDTLAWPFGIYDEELIKRATTAGYTALLTIEARPVKNGERLAALPRFLLSNQDRGSRFVRIVEKASGG; this comes from the coding sequence ATGCGATCGATTTTCTCGGCTTTTTTACTGCTGCTCATTCTCCTTCCCGCCCCGCTCCTGGCCGGCGAGATTAATGTGCCGATCCTTCTATATCATCGCTTTGGCCCCACTGTCGCCGACAGCATGACGATCACCACTCCGGTATTTATTGAGCATTTAGAGTACCTGAAAAAGAACGGTTACACCGTCATCCCTTTACGGCGACTGGTCAACTATCTCAACAAGAGCGATCTCAAACCCTTACCAAAAAAACCGGTGGTGATTGTTGCCGACGATGCCCACAAATCCGCCTATACAGTCATGTATCCACTGGCAAAAAAATATCAGACTCCGGTGACCCTCTTCACCTACCCTTCGGCCATTTCCAATGCCAATTACGCCATGACCTGGGAGGAATTACGCGAGGTCGACAAGAGTGGTCTTTTCGACATTCAATCCCATACCTTCTGGCACCCGAACTTCAAACAGGAAAAGAAGCGCCTGAGCAAGGTTGAATATGAAAAACTCGTCGATGTGCAGTTGATCAAGGCGAAGAAGAAGCTGGAAAAGGAGATCGGCAAGAGCGTCGATACCTTGGCTTGGCCCTTCGGTATTTACGACGAGGAGTTGATTAAAAGAGCTACGACTGCCGGCTATACTGCGCTCTTAACGATTGAGGCCCGCCCGGTGAAGAATGGTGAACGCCTCGCTGCCCTCCCCCGCTTTCTCCTCTCCAACCAGGATCGTGGAAGCCGTTTTGTCAGAATTGTCGAGAAGGCGTCAGGCGGCTGA
- the trpE gene encoding anthranilate synthase component I produces the protein MTFAPELNRFIELSAQGNLIPVWREILADMETPVSAFRKIDRGSASFLLESIEGGEKWARYSFLGSGERIFRCRGELVELLEGERVVHSFTAADPLAALRDFMLPFQPVQLDELPRFCGGAVGYLGYDMVRFIEKLPDGNPREIESYDACFLLTEKLLIFDNMRQKIKVVCNVHIQANEDPRDAYARGTREIDALIAILRTPLPAPPEPVVAKETDLVPNFTGPSFHAAVEKCKEYIRAGDIFQVVLSQRFSGDLTVDPFDIYRALRTINPSPYMFYLRFGETLVIGASPEVLVRKEGSLVEVRPIAGTRPRGMTPDEDRQFETDLLADPKERAEHIMLVDLGRNDIGRVALPGTVEVSELMVVERYSHVMHIVSNVRGELRPELDAFDVFRAAFPAGTLSGSPKIRAMEIIDELEPCRREIYGGAVGYFSFSGNMDMAIAIRTLVVQDGRVHLQAGAGIVADSDPEAEYQETINKARAVVRAIEMAQNGLN, from the coding sequence ATGACTTTCGCACCTGAACTCAATCGCTTCATAGAACTTTCCGCTCAAGGCAACCTCATTCCCGTCTGGCGTGAAATTCTTGCGGATATGGAGACACCGGTCTCGGCCTTCCGTAAAATAGATCGAGGATCTGCCTCCTTTTTGCTGGAGAGTATCGAGGGGGGCGAAAAATGGGCGCGCTACTCCTTTCTTGGCAGTGGTGAACGGATCTTCCGCTGCCGCGGCGAATTAGTCGAACTGCTCGAAGGCGAGCGCGTCGTCCACAGTTTTACGGCTGCCGATCCTCTCGCTGCCCTCCGCGACTTTATGCTCCCGTTTCAACCGGTTCAACTTGATGAACTCCCCCGCTTCTGTGGCGGCGCCGTCGGATACCTCGGTTACGACATGGTCCGCTTCATCGAGAAACTGCCCGATGGCAACCCGCGTGAAATCGAAAGTTATGACGCCTGCTTCCTGTTGACAGAAAAACTCCTGATTTTCGACAATATGCGCCAGAAGATCAAAGTCGTTTGTAATGTACACATCCAGGCGAATGAAGACCCGAGGGATGCTTATGCCCGCGGTACCCGTGAAATTGATGCTCTGATTGCCATTCTACGCACCCCTCTGCCGGCTCCGCCGGAGCCGGTCGTCGCCAAAGAGACAGACCTGGTCCCCAACTTTACTGGTCCGTCCTTCCACGCGGCTGTCGAGAAGTGTAAAGAATATATTCGCGCCGGCGACATCTTTCAGGTCGTTTTATCGCAACGCTTTTCCGGTGACCTGACCGTCGATCCCTTTGACATCTATCGGGCGCTGCGCACCATCAATCCCTCCCCGTACATGTTTTATCTCCGTTTTGGCGAAACTCTCGTCATCGGTGCCTCACCGGAAGTTCTGGTGCGCAAAGAAGGATCACTCGTCGAAGTCCGGCCGATCGCCGGGACACGACCACGGGGCATGACTCCGGATGAAGATCGCCAATTTGAGACCGATCTCCTGGCTGACCCCAAAGAACGGGCTGAACACATTATGCTTGTCGATCTCGGCCGCAATGATATCGGCCGGGTGGCCCTGCCAGGGACGGTGGAAGTCAGCGAACTCATGGTCGTGGAGCGCTACTCCCACGTCATGCACATCGTCTCGAATGTCCGCGGTGAACTTCGCCCCGAACTCGATGCTTTCGATGTTTTCCGCGCCGCCTTCCCGGCCGGCACCCTCTCCGGTTCACCAAAAATCCGCGCCATGGAGATTATCGACGAACTCGAGCCCTGTCGGCGCGAAATCTACGGTGGTGCGGTCGGTTACTTCTCCTTCTCCGGCAACATGGATATGGCGATTGCCATCAGGACATTAGTCGTGCAGGATGGCCGCGTTCATCTTCAGGCCGGGGCAGGGATCGTTGCCGACTCCGATCCGGAAGCCGAATATCAGGAAACGATCAATAAAGCCCGTGCGGTGGTGCGGGCGATTGAAATGGCACAAAACGGCCTTAATTAA
- a CDS encoding rhodanese-like domain-containing protein, producing MKISRHLPTPSICYKNCNWTIFRKLNILKSHFYLQGDHPMLRSLFKSFFLAVLSMSVLTTAAIASLQNINAAEMQKITKQSPDIYLLDVRTLGEYQQKRIKGARLIPIDQVQNRIKDIPKNRPIIVYCETGVRSALVGRYLDSLGYQGVYNLSQGIMGWQVRGYPIETGMP from the coding sequence ATGAAGATCTCAAGACACCTCCCCACCCCTTCAATCTGTTATAAAAATTGTAACTGGACAATATTCCGCAAATTGAATATTTTAAAAAGTCATTTTTATCTGCAAGGAGATCATCCCATGCTCCGGTCCCTATTCAAAAGTTTCTTCCTTGCTGTTTTGTCAATGAGTGTACTGACAACAGCTGCCATAGCATCTTTGCAAAACATCAATGCGGCTGAAATGCAGAAAATCACGAAACAGAGTCCGGATATCTATCTTCTGGATGTCCGTACTCTCGGCGAATATCAGCAAAAACGCATCAAGGGCGCGCGCTTGATCCCGATCGATCAGGTACAAAACCGCATCAAAGATATCCCAAAAAATCGCCCGATTATTGTTTACTGTGAAACCGGCGTACGTAGCGCCCTGGTTGGCCGCTACCTCGACAGCCTCGGTTACCAAGGCGTTTACAACCTCAGTCAAGGGATCATGGGATGGCAGGTGCGCGGTTATCCGATCGAAACCGGCATGCCGTAA